Proteins from one Corynebacterium testudinoris genomic window:
- a CDS encoding fibrinogen-like YCDxxxxGGGW domain-containing protein encodes MNISSSLRMFRLLAVCVVLIALVASSFAAPARSQEVVAPNVPQARTVEAAKRDGRTMDTAAGSCWEIKQKFPSQPSGSYWLLTPTMQAPQQFYCDQDMDGGGWVLIGQGREGWEKFADGKGNPERLLARGRSPEDFSPVQLPSATIDGLLSGTDVNQLPEGMRVVRATDSSGSRWQALDLRPTRMTTWSWALPTEDTVAAFRINNGIWRAGGQFQTSFGLDNAWNRVDLSVTANRGYNWGFGYGVNAYGGNTSANNFLWSRNGYSPLPFAELYVRPRISSDENFTRIDDGGTPASEQRAMAANFASPTSWGVSGNLNGRTTEGNAPVQAFAEINGTMFVGGNFTHAEQRNASRQVPRTALAAFDATTGDLREGFNVEFDNQVKALQVLPDGRLLVGGDFKNVNGQSHSGTVVVDPTTGAIDQSWTLEITSRLSSGIVSVTSFALGGEFVYIGGNFTHLSSANVANSYSRAAARVRLDGTPDRSWNPEFNGTVVDIDTSSGGDRFYAAGYFTKSVNNDAMKAAVLSTEPGAQPATNWVFRGSAADRSNYQQAIDDTGQLLFIGGSEHALFGYNTATLDRVSGSITKQIGGDFQAIASDGSVTYAGCHCSQNTYQDAYYWPTMNRDWSRVDNIQWVGAWDAQTGKQLGGFSPYRLISNNAGAWSLFVASDGALWVGGDFVGSNTALDRSQWNGGWVRYPGRDVVAPDTPSRVWSDGGNADTVTIRWSGVSDSTSYEVLRDDRVIATIPSNGSIASGSATVPRGGENRFFVRAVDAAGNRSASTSVFKAPDAGEVDPNNPILIDQRATWHYSYDQGTPAAGWNMESGFATWPEGTVPIGYGAGGLGTSLTPPAGATRPITTWFAREFEVANPRAFTTATLEYVADDGAVVYLNGQEIHRTRLADGPVNADTRANAAISTSAAQATRVRIAIPSSLLKPGKNVLAAETHLNYRTSPNMSFDANLLITDFAPAPETPTPVEPEVPTPAAFRIAEGSEWYYRYDLEEPPVGWDTDADVTAWTQGPAPIGWGHAGVATPIDVPVAQRAATAYFVRDVDIDTAALPAGGYLEISVRADDGVLVRINGKEVGRKRLMEGSVTHNTFASGAVNTATAIADPLIIRIPISELQPGRNRIAVETHLNYRSTPSVTFELSAEVIGA; translated from the coding sequence ATGAATATCTCCTCCTCGCTGCGCATGTTTCGCCTCCTCGCAGTCTGCGTTGTGCTCATCGCCCTCGTTGCTTCCAGCTTTGCCGCCCCTGCCCGGTCGCAGGAGGTCGTGGCCCCCAATGTTCCTCAGGCGAGAACGGTCGAAGCGGCCAAGCGTGATGGGCGCACGATGGACACGGCCGCTGGGTCGTGCTGGGAGATCAAGCAAAAGTTCCCCAGCCAGCCAAGTGGTTCTTACTGGCTGTTGACCCCGACCATGCAGGCTCCGCAGCAGTTCTATTGCGATCAGGACATGGACGGCGGCGGGTGGGTCCTCATCGGCCAGGGGCGCGAAGGCTGGGAGAAGTTCGCGGACGGAAAAGGCAACCCAGAACGGCTCCTCGCCAGGGGTCGTAGCCCGGAGGATTTCTCCCCGGTTCAGTTGCCCTCCGCGACCATCGATGGGTTGCTGTCCGGCACGGACGTCAACCAGCTCCCGGAAGGGATGCGAGTGGTGCGGGCAACCGATAGCTCGGGTAGCCGATGGCAGGCACTTGATCTCCGCCCGACGAGGATGACCACCTGGTCGTGGGCCTTGCCCACGGAAGATACCGTGGCCGCCTTCCGAATCAACAATGGAATTTGGCGTGCTGGCGGTCAGTTCCAGACGAGCTTTGGCTTAGACAATGCGTGGAACCGAGTTGATCTTTCGGTGACCGCGAACCGGGGTTACAACTGGGGCTTCGGCTATGGCGTCAACGCCTACGGCGGAAACACAAGTGCAAACAACTTCCTGTGGTCCCGAAACGGGTACTCGCCGCTGCCGTTCGCGGAGCTGTATGTACGACCGAGGATCTCTTCCGACGAGAATTTCACCAGGATCGATGATGGCGGCACGCCAGCCTCCGAGCAGCGGGCCATGGCGGCCAACTTTGCTTCACCCACCAGTTGGGGCGTGAGCGGCAACCTCAATGGGCGCACGACCGAGGGAAATGCTCCGGTTCAGGCGTTTGCGGAGATCAACGGCACGATGTTCGTGGGCGGAAATTTCACTCACGCTGAGCAACGTAATGCCAGTCGGCAGGTGCCGCGCACAGCGCTTGCGGCCTTCGATGCCACCACGGGTGATCTGCGTGAGGGATTCAACGTCGAGTTTGATAATCAGGTCAAGGCTCTCCAAGTCTTGCCGGACGGGCGTTTGTTGGTCGGTGGTGACTTCAAAAATGTCAATGGCCAAAGCCACAGCGGCACGGTGGTCGTGGACCCCACTACCGGCGCGATCGATCAAAGTTGGACTCTGGAAATCACCAGCCGCCTGAGCTCGGGAATCGTGAGCGTGACCTCTTTTGCGCTGGGCGGGGAGTTCGTTTACATCGGGGGAAACTTCACCCACCTGTCGTCCGCCAATGTGGCCAATTCCTATTCGCGGGCAGCGGCGCGCGTGCGTCTCGACGGCACTCCTGATCGCTCGTGGAACCCCGAGTTCAACGGCACCGTGGTCGACATCGATACCTCGTCCGGAGGGGATCGTTTCTACGCGGCGGGCTATTTCACCAAATCGGTGAACAACGACGCCATGAAGGCGGCTGTGCTGTCTACCGAGCCGGGGGCCCAACCGGCTACCAACTGGGTTTTCCGGGGTAGCGCCGCCGATCGCTCTAATTACCAGCAGGCGATCGATGATACCGGCCAGCTGCTCTTTATCGGCGGGTCGGAGCATGCTCTCTTCGGCTACAACACCGCCACCCTCGATAGGGTGTCGGGGTCGATCACCAAGCAGATTGGTGGCGATTTCCAGGCGATCGCCTCCGACGGAAGCGTCACTTATGCGGGTTGCCACTGCTCGCAGAACACCTATCAGGATGCCTATTATTGGCCGACCATGAATCGGGATTGGTCCCGGGTAGACAACATTCAGTGGGTTGGCGCCTGGGATGCTCAGACCGGCAAGCAGCTTGGCGGGTTCTCCCCATATCGTCTGATTTCCAACAATGCGGGGGCCTGGAGTCTCTTCGTTGCCTCGGACGGCGCGCTGTGGGTAGGCGGCGACTTCGTGGGATCGAACACGGCGCTGGATAGGTCCCAGTGGAATGGTGGCTGGGTGCGCTACCCGGGCCGGGATGTCGTGGCACCTGATACCCCGTCTCGAGTGTGGTCTGATGGCGGAAACGCCGACACAGTCACCATTCGCTGGAGCGGAGTCAGCGATAGCACCAGCTACGAGGTGCTTCGCGACGACCGCGTCATCGCCACCATTCCGAGCAATGGCAGCATTGCAAGTGGATCGGCCACCGTGCCCCGTGGCGGTGAGAACCGCTTCTTCGTCCGGGCGGTGGATGCCGCCGGGAACCGCTCGGCGTCGACAAGCGTGTTTAAGGCGCCCGATGCCGGTGAGGTCGACCCGAACAATCCGATCCTCATCGATCAGCGTGCGACGTGGCACTATTCCTACGATCAGGGGACACCCGCCGCTGGCTGGAACATGGAGTCGGGCTTTGCCACCTGGCCGGAAGGTACTGTTCCCATCGGCTACGGTGCCGGGGGCCTGGGCACCTCCCTGACTCCTCCCGCCGGTGCGACCCGCCCCATCACGACCTGGTTTGCCCGCGAGTTTGAAGTGGCTAACCCGAGAGCTTTCACCACGGCGACCTTGGAATACGTGGCTGATGATGGTGCGGTTGTTTACCTCAACGGCCAGGAAATTCATCGGACCCGCCTCGCCGACGGCCCCGTTAATGCGGATACGCGCGCCAATGCGGCGATTTCGACGAGCGCGGCTCAGGCAACGCGGGTCCGGATCGCGATACCGTCTTCCCTGCTCAAGCCGGGAAAGAATGTCCTTGCCGCCGAGACCCACCTCAATTATCGGACCAGCCCCAACATGTCCTTCGACGCGAATCTCCTCATCACGGACTTCGCCCCGGCTCCCGAAACCCCGACCCCCGTCGAACCAGAGGTTCCGACGCCGGCCGCCTTCCGCATCGCGGAAGGCTCGGAGTGGTACTACCGCTATGACCTGGAAGAACCCCCCGTCGGCTGGGACACGGATGCCGATGTGACCGCCTGGACGCAGGGACCTGCCCCGATCGGTTGGGGACACGCGGGCGTCGCCACGCCTATCGACGTCCCCGTGGCACAGCGCGCAGCCACCGCCTACTTCGTGCGGGATGTCGACATCGACACCGCCGCCCTCCCCGCGGGAGGGTATCTAGAAATCAGCGTCCGGGCCGACGACGGCGTGCTTGTGCGCATCAACGGAAAAGAGGTGGGGCGCAAACGCTTGATGGAGGGCTCAGTCACGCACAACACCTTTGCTAGTGGAGCCGTGAACACGGCAACAGCCATCGCCGATCCGCTGATCATCCGAATCCCGATCTCGGAGCTTCAGCCGGGACGCAACCGGATCGCGGTGGAGACGCACCTGAACTACCGGTCCACCCCGTCCGTCACCTTCGAGCTGTCGGCGGAGGTGATTGGGGCGTGA
- a CDS encoding sugar transferase, whose translation MEMSQTFALGGAQKETSPGATRRPSSHVPALTLFLGDTLAIVIALLLTSPAFFQEHGAGASPTTPWAHMALILVAWLFALAITGSYATRVVWTMSKPFQRVACTSLLTLGAFAIVDVVFLDALPPALFYVTLPVAILLIFGLRLIVHRISSTKQATEESYVVLGENGEDDPALDILAGSFHNEVAIAGHIYTPSALDSPSPTEYILQEVLKRNASGLLLSPYSGLSTAQVQSLRWGLEAANKKMSFLVPIHGVSAQRMQVQAGIRPSIIDIAPAEYSGWYFHAKRFGDIVLSGLGLIALSPLLLLIAVMIKIGDGGPVFFSQVRVGLNGRQFTMLKFRTMKIDAEEALKDMLAKMELPQDSGNEVLFKLKDDPRITKVGGFLRQYSLDELPQLINALRGDMTLIGPRPPLPKEVAGYEKHVIRKFLVKPGLTGLWQTMGRSNLSWEDSVYLDLYYAENCSPRLDLRILLRTFKAVLSKDGAY comes from the coding sequence ATGGAGATGTCGCAGACCTTTGCTCTGGGCGGTGCCCAGAAAGAAACCTCCCCTGGGGCCACTCGCCGACCATCAAGCCACGTCCCGGCTCTCACCCTGTTTCTCGGCGATACCCTCGCTATCGTCATCGCCCTCCTGCTCACCTCCCCGGCGTTTTTCCAGGAGCATGGAGCCGGCGCATCTCCAACCACTCCGTGGGCACACATGGCACTGATCCTCGTGGCCTGGCTATTCGCCCTGGCCATTACCGGTTCCTATGCCACGCGGGTGGTGTGGACGATGTCGAAGCCCTTCCAACGGGTCGCGTGCACCTCGCTTCTTACCCTGGGGGCGTTCGCGATCGTCGACGTGGTGTTCCTCGATGCGCTCCCACCTGCGCTGTTCTATGTCACGCTGCCCGTGGCAATCCTGCTCATCTTTGGCCTACGGCTGATCGTGCACCGAATCAGCAGCACAAAGCAGGCGACGGAGGAGTCCTACGTTGTTCTGGGCGAGAACGGCGAAGACGACCCTGCCCTGGACATTCTGGCGGGATCGTTCCACAACGAAGTGGCCATCGCTGGGCATATCTACACACCTTCGGCGCTGGACTCCCCCTCGCCCACCGAATACATCCTGCAAGAGGTGCTCAAGCGCAACGCTAGCGGGCTGCTCCTCTCCCCCTACTCGGGCCTGTCCACTGCGCAGGTGCAGTCGCTCCGCTGGGGCCTAGAAGCTGCCAATAAGAAGATGTCCTTCCTCGTGCCCATCCATGGGGTGTCGGCGCAGCGGATGCAGGTCCAGGCCGGTATTCGCCCGAGCATCATCGACATCGCACCCGCTGAATACAGCGGATGGTATTTCCACGCCAAACGATTCGGAGACATCGTCTTGTCGGGCCTGGGATTGATTGCTCTGTCCCCGTTGCTCCTGCTCATCGCCGTGATGATCAAGATTGGTGATGGCGGACCGGTCTTTTTCAGTCAGGTCCGCGTGGGTTTGAACGGGCGACAGTTCACCATGCTCAAGTTCCGCACCATGAAGATCGACGCCGAGGAAGCGTTGAAGGACATGCTCGCCAAAATGGAGCTGCCGCAGGATTCCGGGAATGAGGTCCTGTTCAAGCTCAAGGATGATCCCCGGATCACCAAGGTTGGCGGGTTCCTCCGCCAGTACAGCCTTGATGAATTACCGCAGCTCATCAATGCCCTTCGCGGCGATATGACCTTGATCGGCCCCCGCCCGCCCCTGCCGAAGGAAGTGGCTGGCTACGAAAAGCATGTCATCCGCAAGTTCCTGGTCAAGCCCGGGCTGACCGGGCTCTGGCAGACCATGGGGCGCTCTAACCTGTCCTGGGAAGATTCGGTGTACCTGGATCTCTACTATGCCGAGAACTGCAGCCCCCGCCTCGACCTGCGGATCCTGCTGCGGACCTTCAAGGCTGTGCTGTCCAAGGACGGTGCGTACTAG
- a CDS encoding WecB/TagA/CpsF family glycosyltransferase gives MSSDATAMAHRVARPGTVATWLNHWSIQHADWTALRQVSCIGIDGTLLQLLMRRAGYDLGRTSADLVLPILFRDVLPANSAIALIGAAPGVAQKAAARLGNRHRVRAWDGYGQLSALRSDPHELQEFAPDIIVLGLGAGLQDEVAVEFHAHFPAAVICTSGGWIDQFSRKEQYFPAWVHRFRLGWLWRILHEPRRLLRRYTIDAVTIVLKQRDYLGTLQQMQVEPTPICLEVQPRT, from the coding sequence GTGAGCTCAGACGCCACCGCCATGGCGCACCGCGTTGCCCGGCCCGGAACGGTTGCCACCTGGTTAAACCACTGGTCCATCCAACATGCTGACTGGACGGCGCTTCGCCAGGTCAGCTGCATCGGCATCGACGGGACGCTCTTACAGCTGCTCATGCGGAGGGCGGGCTACGACCTCGGGCGGACCTCCGCGGACCTCGTCCTCCCCATCCTCTTCCGCGATGTACTTCCCGCCAACAGCGCCATCGCGCTCATCGGTGCCGCGCCGGGTGTGGCGCAGAAGGCTGCCGCCCGCCTGGGTAACCGCCACCGCGTGCGGGCGTGGGATGGGTACGGGCAGCTCAGCGCTTTGCGCTCCGATCCCCATGAGCTGCAGGAATTCGCCCCCGATATCATCGTCCTCGGGCTCGGGGCGGGCCTACAGGATGAGGTGGCCGTGGAGTTCCACGCCCACTTCCCGGCGGCGGTCATCTGTACCTCGGGCGGCTGGATCGACCAGTTTTCCCGCAAGGAGCAATACTTCCCGGCGTGGGTGCATAGGTTCCGCCTCGGGTGGCTGTGGAGGATCCTCCACGAGCCCCGCCGCCTGCTGCGTCGCTACACTATCGACGCCGTGACCATTGTGCTCAAACAGCGCGATTACCTGGGCACACTGCAGCAGATGCAGGTGGAGCCGACCCCGATCTGCCTGGAAGTCCAGCCCCGCACCTAG